The following coding sequences lie in one Candidatus Edwardsbacteria bacterium genomic window:
- the groES gene encoding co-chaperone GroES: MSTVTKIKPLGDRVLVKPAENKETKKGGIIIPDTAKEKPMEGEVVAVGPGKISDSGTRMEMDIKKGDKVLYGKYSGTEVKIDDVEYLIMSSDDVMAIIHEK, encoded by the coding sequence ATGTCAACGGTTACCAAAATCAAGCCATTAGGCGACAGGGTATTGGTTAAGCCTGCAGAGAACAAGGAAACCAAAAAGGGAGGGATCATCATTCCCGACACCGCCAAGGAAAAGCCCATGGAGGGCGAAGTGGTAGCGGTGGGCCCGGGCAAGATCTCCGACTCCGGAACCAGGATGGAGATGGACATCAAAAAGGGCGACAAGGTGCTTTACGGCAAATACTCCGGCACCGAGGTCAAGATCGACGATGTGGAATACCTGATCATGTCGTCCGACGACGTCATGGCCATCATCCACGAAAAATAA